A window of the Cucurbita pepo subsp. pepo cultivar mu-cu-16 unplaced genomic scaffold, ASM280686v2 Cp4.1_scaffold002366, whole genome shotgun sequence genome harbors these coding sequences:
- the LOC111786676 gene encoding pentatricopeptide repeat-containing protein At2g15820, chloroplastic-like has translation MSIRTSAFATVTLLRSLTLSFPLCHHHFRCRNYVIRSLSIPTYSAKGRRQLPRIPAFASSSSVEALVHDRDSPAESEEPLCSPYSTGAEGFASADLKHLGAPALEVKELDELPEQWRRSKLAWLCKELPAHKPGTLIRLLNAQRKWMKQDDAAYVIVHCLRIRENETAFRVYKWMMQQHWYRFDYALATKLADYMGKERKFSKCREVFDDIINQGCVPSESTFHILIVAYLSAPIQGCIEEASAIYNRMIQLGGYEPRLSLHNSLFKALLSKPGDLSKHHLKQAEFIYHNLVTTGLELHKDIYAGLIWLHSYQDTVDKERIMSLRKEMQQAGIEEEREVLVSILRASSKLGDVMEAERSWLKLKSFDGSMPSQAFVYKMEVYAKVGNPMKAFEIFREMEQLNSVSAAAYQTIIGILCKVEEVTLAESVMEGFIKSNLKPLKPAYVDLMNMFFNLSLHDKLELTFSQCLEKCKPNRTIYSIYLNSLVKVGNLDRAEEIFSQMQTNGEIGVSARSCNIILSGYLLSGDYLKAEKIYDLMCQKKYDIDPPLMEKLDYVLSLSRKEIKKPVSLKLSKEQREILVGLLLGGLEIESDEGRKNHRIQFEFH, from the exons ATGTCCATTCGAACCTCTGCCTTCGCCACCGTCACCCTTCTCCGCTCTCTCACTCTTTCCTTCCCTCTATGCCACCACCACTTCCGTTGCCGGAACTACGTCATCCGTTCTCTCTCTATCCCAACATATTCAGCGAAAGGACGACGACAACTTCCGAGGATTCCTGCCTTTGCTTCCAGTTCTTCCGTTGAAGCGTTGGTGCATGACCGGGATTCCCCGGCCGAATCTGAAGAGCCTTTGTGTTCTCCATACAGTACTGGCGCTGAGGGGTTTGCGTCGGCGGATTTGAAACACTTGGGAGCGCCTGCGCTTGAAGTCAAGGAGCTGGATGAGTTGCCGGAGCAATGGCGTAGATCCAAATTGGCTTGGCTTTGTAAAGAATTGCCGGCACATAAGCCGGGAACATTGATACGACTGCTTAATGCTCAGAGGAAATGGATGAAGCAGGATGATGCGGCCTATGTCATCGTGCATTGTTTGCGTATTCGCGAAAATGAGACTGCTTTTAGG GTGTACAAGTGGATGATGCAACAACATTGGTACCGATTTGATTATGCTTTAGCTACTAAGCTTGCTGATTACATGGGCAAGGAACGGAAGTTCTCAAAGTGTCGGGAAGTATTCGATGATATAATTAATCAGGGATGTGTGCCAAGTGAATCCACATTTCATATATTGATTGTTGCCTACCTTAGTGCACCTATTCAAGGATGCATAGAGGAAGCAAGTGCCATTTACAATCGTATGATTCAGTTAGGAGGTTACGAACCACGTCTTAGCTTGCACAATTCTCTCTTTAAAGCTCTCTTGAGCAAACCAGGGGATTTGTCAAAGCATCATCTTAAACAGGCTGAGTTCATATATCACAATCTGGTAACAACTGGACTTGAGTTGCATAAAGATATATATGCTGGTCTAATTTGGCTACATAGTTATCAGGATACTGTAGACAAAGAAAGGATAATGTCACTAAGGAAAGAAATGCAACAAGCAGGaattgaggaagaaagagaagtcCTTGTATCCATCTTGAGAGCGAGCTCGAAATTGGGGGATGTGATGGAAGCAGAAAGATCGTGGCTTAAACTTAAGTCTTTTGATGGTAGCATGCCATCTCAGGCTTTTGTTTACAAAATGGAAGTATATGCAAAGGTGGGTAATCCGATGAAAGCTTTCGAGATATTTAGGGAGATGGAGCAGTTGAACTCTGTAAGTGCTGCAGCATATCAGACAATTATTGGGATTTTATGTAAAGTTGAAGAGGTAACACTTGCAGAATCCGTCATGGAAGGCTTCATAAAGAGTAATTTAAAGCCCCTCAAGCCAGCTTATGTTGATTTGATGaatatgtttttcaatttaagcTTACATGATAAGTTAGAGTTAACCTTCTCCCAGTGCCTTGAGAAGTGTAAACCAAATCGTACTATTTACAGCATATATTTGAACTCTTTGGTAAAAGTTGGTAATCTCGACAGGGCTGAAGAAATATTTAGCCAGATGCAAACAAATGGAGAAATTGGTGTAAGTGCTCGTTCATGCAACATTATTTTAAGTGGGTACCTGTTAAGTGGGGATTATTTGAAGGctgaaaaaatatatgatttgatGTGTCAGAAAAAGTACGACATTGATCCTCCATTAATGGAGAAACTTGATTATGTCCTAAGCTTGAGTAGGAAGGAGATTAAGAAGCCAGTAAGCTTGAAGTTGAGTAAAGAACAAAGGGAGATTTTAGTAGGGTTGTTATTAGGTGGCCTGGAGATCGAATCTGATGAAGGGAGGAAGAATCATAGGATCCAATTTGAATTCCAC